One Clostridium estertheticum DNA segment encodes these proteins:
- a CDS encoding threonine/serine exporter family protein: protein MILNSFYAFLSSLGFGVLFNIRGKNLIIASLGGGLTWFTYLLTARLQPSLVFSLFLASLVGSIYSEIMARIYKSPVTIFIICAIIPLVPGGGMYYATLEAVRGNFDASLSKGVETLFSAGAIAIGIVFVSSISTIFKKIKK from the coding sequence ATGATCCTTAATTCATTTTATGCTTTTTTAAGTTCTCTCGGTTTTGGAGTATTATTTAATATTAGAGGTAAAAACCTAATTATCGCATCACTTGGAGGAGGTCTTACCTGGTTCACCTATCTTCTTACCGCAAGACTACAACCCTCCTTAGTTTTTTCATTGTTTCTTGCCTCTCTTGTAGGTAGTATTTACTCAGAAATAATGGCAAGAATTTATAAGAGTCCTGTTACCATATTTATAATTTGTGCAATTATACCTCTTGTTCCAGGTGGTGGAATGTATTATGCCACTCTTGAGGCAGTAAGAGGGAATTTTGATGCTTCTCTATCCAAAGGTGTTGAAACCCTGTTTAGTGCAGGAGCTATTGCAATTGGAATAGTTTTTGTATCTTCCATAAGTACAATTTTCAAAAAAATAAAGAAGTAA
- the dtd gene encoding D-aminoacyl-tRNA deacylase — translation MRAVVQRVKSSKVEVNGELISEIGFGLNVLLGICQEDTQEDVKYLVDKILNLRIFEEDEKMNKSLLDVGGEMIVVSQFTLYGDCRKGRRPNFMRALGGEGAQILYLEFVNQCRLVLGEVKTGDFGADMQVFIQNDGPVTLIIESKKDF, via the coding sequence ATGAGAGCAGTTGTGCAAAGAGTAAAATCCTCTAAGGTTGAAGTAAATGGTGAATTAATTAGTGAAATAGGTTTTGGGCTAAATGTTCTCCTAGGCATTTGCCAGGAAGACACGCAGGAAGATGTAAAATACCTAGTGGATAAGATTTTAAACCTAAGGATTTTTGAAGAAGATGAAAAAATGAATAAGTCCCTTCTAGACGTAGGTGGGGAAATGATTGTAGTTTCACAATTTACACTATATGGAGATTGTAGAAAAGGCAGAAGACCGAATTTTATGAGAGCCCTTGGTGGAGAGGGAGCCCAAATATTATATTTGGAATTTGTTAATCAATGCAGGTTAGTATTAGGTGAAGTTAAAACTGGAGATTTTGGTGCGGATATGCAGGTTTTTATACAAAATGATGGACCAGTGACCTTAATTATAGAGAGTAAGAAAGACTTCTAG
- a CDS encoding RelA/SpoT family protein codes for MLEKLLYKIENNCNILDKDLIIKAFNFSYAAHKEQKRESGEPYIVHPVEVACILAEMGLDTSTIVAGLLHDVIEDTVYTYEDISREFSIEIANLVEGVTKLGLIKYKTKEEEQADNIRKMLLAMAKDIRVILIKLADRLHNMRTLKYMPVANQKLKAKEVLDIYAPLAHRLGMSKIKWELEDLSLRYLNPNEYYNLVRKIAEKRVEREENISNIITELKLNLNIVGIEADIDGRPKHFYSIYRKMVAKNKTIDQVFDLTAVRILVNDIGNCYAALGIVHTVYKPIPGRFKDYIAMPKPNMYQSLHSTVIGPHGKPFEIQIRTYEMHKTAEYGIAAHWKYKEGKENSDDENFDSKLSWLKDILEWQGETFDAEEFMEGFKIDLFSDEVFVFTPKGEVINLPLDATPIDFAYRIHTDIGHRCMGAKVNGRMVPLEYQLKTGEIVEIVTSPSPKGPNIDWLNITKSNQAKSKIKAWFKKAKRDESIEKGKEVLERESKRQGHNFGEIAKGEAIEKIYKKYNFKTLDDLFAYVGVGDIMPSTVVNRLREVFENKNKTETLTIEDIEQKITKASAKEEKKKMDFSGLIVKGEGNVLVRFAKCCNPVPGDEIIGYITKGRGVSVHRRDCKNVEALMKNEINKVVEVSWGASEGKGYITEIEIKADDRYGLLSDIMEVITVTKTQLYSINAKTLKNNVALINIKLRVADTEHLKELQKKITKLTGVIEVYRIKN; via the coding sequence ATGTTAGAAAAATTGTTATATAAGATTGAAAATAATTGTAATATTCTAGATAAAGATCTTATTATTAAGGCCTTTAATTTTTCTTACGCTGCACATAAAGAGCAAAAGAGAGAATCAGGAGAGCCTTATATTGTGCACCCAGTAGAAGTTGCCTGTATTTTGGCGGAAATGGGACTCGATACCAGTACAATTGTTGCGGGCTTACTTCATGATGTAATTGAAGACACAGTATATACTTATGAAGATATAAGCAGAGAATTCAGTATAGAAATAGCAAATTTAGTTGAGGGGGTAACAAAGCTTGGTCTCATAAAATATAAGACAAAGGAAGAGGAACAGGCAGATAATATACGCAAAATGCTCTTAGCTATGGCAAAGGATATTAGAGTTATACTTATTAAACTTGCAGATAGGCTGCATAATATGCGTACGCTAAAATATATGCCTGTTGCAAATCAAAAGCTAAAGGCAAAAGAGGTTTTGGATATTTATGCACCCCTAGCCCACAGACTAGGCATGTCTAAAATTAAATGGGAACTAGAAGACTTATCACTCAGATATTTAAATCCAAATGAATATTATAATTTAGTTCGGAAAATTGCAGAAAAAAGAGTTGAGCGAGAAGAAAATATCAGCAACATAATAACTGAATTAAAATTAAACTTAAATATTGTAGGAATAGAGGCTGACATTGATGGAAGGCCAAAACATTTTTACAGCATTTACAGAAAAATGGTTGCCAAAAACAAAACTATAGATCAAGTTTTTGATTTGACTGCAGTTAGAATTTTAGTTAATGATATTGGAAATTGCTATGCAGCGCTTGGGATAGTGCATACGGTTTATAAACCAATTCCAGGAAGATTTAAAGATTATATTGCAATGCCAAAACCTAACATGTATCAGTCCCTTCATTCAACAGTAATTGGACCTCACGGAAAACCTTTTGAAATTCAAATTAGAACCTATGAGATGCATAAAACTGCCGAATATGGAATTGCTGCCCATTGGAAATACAAAGAGGGCAAAGAGAACAGTGATGATGAAAATTTTGATTCTAAACTTTCTTGGTTAAAAGATATTCTTGAATGGCAAGGGGAAACCTTTGACGCAGAAGAGTTTATGGAAGGATTTAAAATTGATTTGTTTTCAGATGAAGTATTTGTGTTCACACCAAAGGGGGAGGTTATTAATTTACCCCTGGATGCAACACCAATTGATTTTGCCTACAGAATTCATACAGATATAGGTCATAGGTGCATGGGTGCAAAAGTAAACGGACGAATGGTGCCACTGGAATATCAACTAAAAACCGGAGAAATAGTTGAAATTGTAACTTCGCCATCGCCTAAGGGTCCTAATATTGATTGGCTTAACATTACAAAGAGTAATCAAGCTAAAAGTAAAATTAAAGCTTGGTTTAAAAAGGCTAAAAGAGATGAAAGCATTGAAAAAGGTAAAGAAGTATTAGAAAGAGAATCCAAAAGACAAGGACACAATTTTGGAGAAATTGCCAAGGGAGAAGCCATAGAAAAAATATACAAGAAATATAATTTTAAAACCCTAGATGATTTATTTGCTTATGTTGGAGTAGGAGATATTATGCCTTCTACTGTAGTTAATAGATTGAGAGAGGTTTTTGAAAATAAAAACAAAACAGAAACTTTGACAATCGAGGACATTGAACAAAAGATAACCAAGGCTTCAGCTAAAGAAGAGAAAAAGAAAATGGATTTTTCGGGGCTAATCGTCAAGGGAGAGGGCAATGTGCTTGTAAGGTTCGCTAAGTGCTGTAATCCAGTTCCAGGTGACGAAATAATAGGTTATATAACTAAGGGACGTGGAGTTTCTGTTCATAGGCGAGATTGTAAAAATGTTGAAGCCTTGATGAAAAATGAAATTAATAAAGTGGTGGAGGTAAGTTGGGGAGCTTCTGAGGGAAAAGGCTATATTACTGAAATTGAAATTAAAGCAGATGATAGGTATGGTTTATTGTCTGACATAATGGAGGTAATAACAGTAACAAAAACTCAATTGTACTCAATTAACGCAAAAACGCTAAAAAATAATGTGGCTTTAATAAATATAAAGTTAAGAGTTGCTGATACTGAGCATTTGAAGGAATTACAAAAGAAGATTACTAAATTGACTGGTGTAATAGAAGTATACAGAATTAAAAATTAG
- a CDS encoding MBL fold metallo-hydrolase, with protein MEIRKLVTGIYGSNCYIVMDETTKEAIVVDPGGDVEDIAGAIDAMGAKVLYILLTHGHLDHTTGVAKLKAITKAIVCISKADDDLITKGEYLFGPLIEGGADKLLKQWDVIKISNLEFTCLDTPGHTPGGMCFKVENAVFTGDTLFTGSIGRTDFTGGDFNTIIMSIKLKLLCLPGDTIVYPGHGPSSTINNEKLGNPFLQG; from the coding sequence ATGGAAATTAGAAAACTTGTTACAGGAATATATGGATCAAATTGTTATATAGTAATGGATGAAACTACAAAAGAAGCTATAGTTGTAGATCCAGGTGGTGATGTGGAGGATATTGCTGGCGCTATAGATGCTATGGGTGCGAAAGTTTTGTATATACTTTTGACTCATGGACACCTAGATCATACCACCGGTGTGGCTAAATTAAAAGCCATTACAAAGGCTATAGTATGTATAAGCAAAGCAGACGACGACTTAATAACAAAGGGTGAGTATTTATTTGGTCCTCTTATTGAAGGTGGGGCAGACAAATTACTAAAGCAGTGGGATGTAATAAAAATTTCTAACTTAGAGTTTACTTGTTTAGATACACCAGGCCATACACCTGGTGGTATGTGCTTTAAAGTTGAAAATGCTGTTTTCACAGGAGATACTCTTTTTACAGGTTCCATCGGAAGAACAGATTTTACAGGAGGAGATTTCAATACTATAATTATGAGTATAAAATTGAAGCTTTTATGCCTTCCTGGGGATACTATAGTGTATCCAGGTCATGGACCAAGTAGCACAATAAACAATGAAAAATTGGGAAATCCTTTTTTACAAGGTTAA
- a CDS encoding threonine/serine exporter family protein, whose protein sequence is MHIDDIIHVATEAGKIILENGGETYRVEQTITMICKSYGIPHTESFVTPTGIMVSITNSENRTISLVRRINTRTVNLRKVAMINNLSRQIVSKPLSMADMRKEIEYINNIPPYSRRTTTFFAAGSSGFFTLLFGGNYKDFFIAFIIGALINYLSGYLEKLEMNGFLKNMLGGALAATIALIAAALGLVGNMDTIIIGSIMILVPGISITNAIRDTIAGDLVSGVSRSIEALFVAIAISAGTSIVFKIWVLLFGGGLI, encoded by the coding sequence CTTATAGAGTTGAGCAAACAATTACTATGATATGTAAGTCCTATGGCATACCGCACACTGAAAGTTTTGTTACTCCAACTGGCATTATGGTCTCAATTACTAACAGTGAAAATAGGACTATTTCATTAGTTAGAAGAATAAATACTAGAACCGTTAATCTTCGTAAGGTTGCCATGATAAACAATTTGTCAAGGCAAATAGTTTCAAAGCCTCTATCCATGGCAGATATGAGAAAAGAAATTGAGTATATTAATAATATACCACCATATTCTCGAAGAACCACAACATTTTTTGCTGCTGGATCCTCAGGATTCTTCACCTTGCTTTTTGGCGGAAATTATAAAGATTTTTTTATAGCCTTTATAATTGGTGCTCTTATAAATTATTTAAGTGGATATTTAGAAAAATTAGAGATGAATGGTTTTCTCAAAAATATGTTAGGTGGTGCTTTAGCTGCAACCATAGCTCTTATAGCAGCAGCTTTAGGTTTAGTAGGTAATATGGATACTATAATAATAGGATCCATAATGATACTAGTTCCGGGAATCTCTATAACAAACGCAATACGGGATACTATTGCTGGAGATTTAGTTTCTGGGGTATCACGGTCAATAGAAGCACTATTCGTAGCTATTGCCATATCTGCAGGCACAAGTATAGTTTTCAAAATATGGGTATTGTTATTTGGAGGTGGTTTAATATGA
- the hisS gene encoding histidine--tRNA ligase, whose product MDIQAPKGTKDILPENIYKWQYVENLFRKLCSVYGCREIRTPMFEHTELFKRGVGETTDVVQKEMYTFEDKGGRSITLKPEGTAPAVRAFIENGMFNEVQPTKLYYFTPCFRYEKMQKGRFREHHQFGVEVCGSVEASIDAEVISLVMRVYQELGIEGVQLKINSMGCPSCRKKYNDVLKEFLKEKYEDLCETCKSRFEKNPLRILDCKVNSCNEIVSGAPIISDYICVECSTHFESLKSYLNVMDIAFDVDPLIVRGLDYYTKTVFEVLDKNGLALCGGGRYDNLIKQIGGPDVPAMGFGMGIERLLMALEENNIEIPKERYMEIYVGSMNGESKYEAIKIVNSLREQGIKCECDHMEKSVKAQMKYANKIDASYTIILGEDEIKTGIAKIKRMCDGQQFEIKLDNLQEIINIVKA is encoded by the coding sequence ATGGATATTCAAGCACCTAAGGGTACTAAAGATATATTACCTGAAAATATTTATAAATGGCAGTATGTAGAAAATTTATTTAGAAAATTATGTTCTGTGTATGGGTGCCGTGAGATTAGAACACCTATGTTTGAACATACTGAATTGTTTAAAAGAGGTGTAGGAGAAACTACAGATGTAGTTCAAAAGGAAATGTACACTTTCGAAGATAAGGGTGGAAGAAGTATTACACTAAAACCAGAGGGAACAGCACCGGCAGTAAGAGCGTTTATAGAAAACGGTATGTTTAATGAGGTGCAACCTACAAAGTTATATTATTTTACTCCTTGTTTCAGATATGAGAAAATGCAAAAGGGAAGATTTAGAGAACATCATCAGTTTGGGGTAGAAGTTTGCGGCTCTGTGGAAGCTTCCATTGATGCTGAAGTCATTAGCCTTGTTATGAGAGTATATCAAGAGCTTGGAATAGAAGGTGTTCAATTAAAAATCAACAGTATGGGATGTCCGAGTTGTAGAAAAAAATATAATGATGTATTAAAAGAATTTTTAAAAGAGAAATATGAGGATCTTTGTGAAACTTGTAAAAGTAGATTTGAAAAAAACCCACTAAGAATTTTAGATTGTAAAGTTAATAGTTGTAATGAAATAGTTAGTGGCGCACCAATTATATCCGATTACATTTGCGTTGAATGTTCGACTCACTTTGAAAGCTTAAAAAGTTACCTGAACGTTATGGATATAGCCTTTGATGTGGATCCACTTATAGTAAGGGGACTCGATTATTACACCAAAACTGTATTTGAAGTGCTTGACAAAAATGGTCTTGCTCTCTGTGGTGGTGGAAGATATGATAATTTAATTAAACAAATAGGTGGACCAGATGTTCCAGCTATGGGCTTTGGTATGGGAATAGAAAGACTATTAATGGCACTGGAAGAAAACAACATAGAAATACCTAAAGAAAGATACATGGAGATTTATGTTGGATCAATGAATGGTGAATCTAAATATGAGGCAATTAAAATTGTGAATTCTCTTAGAGAACAGGGAATAAAATGTGAATGCGATCATATGGAGAAAAGTGTAAAGGCTCAAATGAAATATGCAAATAAGATTGACGCCTCCTATACAATTATTTTAGGTGAAGATGAAATTAAAACAGGAATTGCTAAAATAAAAAGAATGTGTGATGGACAACAGTTTGAAATTAAATTAGATAATTTACAAGAAATTATTAATATAGTTAAAGCTTAA
- the aspS gene encoding aspartate--tRNA ligase, whose amino-acid sequence MAEALNGLKRTNMCGDLRETHISSKTTVMGWVQTKRNLGGLVFIDLRDRTGLLQLVFGEEINKEAFEKADLVKPEYCIAVTGEIIKRQSPNDNMPTGQVELKGESIKILSESETPPIYIKEDLDASENIRLKYRYLDLRRPDMQKILMTRHKTTKVIRDFLDENGFLEIETPMLTKSTPEGARDYLVPSRNYPGNFYALPQSPQLFKQLLMVSGYDKYFQIARCFRDEDLRSNRQPEFTQVDIEMSFIEQDDVIAVNEALIKKVFKEVVNEDVMLPMKRITYKEAMDKYGSDKPDLRFGMEIVNITEESSDCEFVVFKNAIDNGGSVRAIKVTNSADMGRKKLDKLGEFVKAYKAKGLAYIACKEDEIKSPIAKFLSEVQMQAILDKVEAKAGDLVLIVADKDSVVLQALGALRLQLAKELEILKDNKEFNFVWVTEFPLVDYNEEENRYVAAHHPFTMPMDEDLQYLESEPGRVRAKAYDMVLNGEELGGGSIRIHDSSLQETMFKVLGFTQEKAWERFGFLLEAFKFGPPPHGGLAFGLDRITMFLAGTENIKDVIAFPKNQNAFCPMTQAPNIVDDKQLLELGITKTEIKK is encoded by the coding sequence ATGGCAGAAGCATTAAATGGTTTAAAGAGAACAAATATGTGTGGGGATCTTCGTGAAACACACATATCAAGTAAAACAACAGTAATGGGTTGGGTTCAAACAAAAAGAAACTTAGGAGGGCTTGTTTTTATCGATTTAAGAGATAGAACAGGACTACTTCAGTTAGTTTTTGGTGAAGAAATAAACAAGGAAGCTTTTGAAAAAGCGGATTTAGTGAAACCAGAGTACTGTATTGCTGTAACTGGTGAAATAATTAAAAGACAATCTCCTAATGACAATATGCCAACTGGGCAAGTAGAGCTTAAAGGAGAAAGTATAAAGATATTATCTGAATCAGAAACTCCACCTATATATATAAAAGAAGATTTAGATGCCTCAGAAAATATACGTCTAAAATATAGATATCTTGATTTAAGAAGACCAGATATGCAAAAAATTCTTATGACACGCCATAAGACAACTAAAGTAATTCGAGATTTTTTAGATGAGAATGGTTTTTTAGAAATAGAAACGCCTATGCTTACAAAAAGTACTCCAGAAGGTGCTCGTGACTATTTAGTTCCAAGTAGGAATTATCCAGGAAATTTTTATGCACTTCCACAATCACCACAATTGTTTAAACAATTATTAATGGTGTCTGGATATGATAAGTACTTCCAAATAGCAAGATGTTTTAGAGATGAAGATTTAAGATCAAATAGGCAACCTGAATTTACACAAGTGGATATAGAGATGTCATTTATAGAGCAGGACGATGTTATAGCAGTAAATGAAGCACTTATTAAAAAAGTATTTAAAGAAGTAGTAAATGAAGATGTTATGCTTCCTATGAAAAGAATAACATACAAAGAAGCTATGGATAAATATGGCTCAGATAAACCAGATTTAAGATTTGGAATGGAAATAGTTAATATTACTGAGGAGTCAAGTGATTGTGAATTTGTAGTATTTAAAAATGCCATAGATAATGGTGGCTCAGTAAGAGCAATAAAAGTTACTAATTCTGCAGATATGGGCAGAAAAAAATTAGACAAATTAGGTGAGTTTGTTAAAGCTTACAAAGCAAAAGGCCTTGCCTATATTGCGTGTAAAGAAGATGAGATTAAATCCCCTATAGCTAAGTTCTTAAGTGAAGTGCAAATGCAAGCTATATTAGATAAGGTGGAGGCAAAGGCTGGAGATTTAGTACTTATTGTTGCAGATAAGGATAGCGTAGTTCTACAAGCACTGGGTGCTTTAAGATTACAGTTAGCTAAAGAGCTAGAAATCTTAAAAGATAATAAAGAATTTAACTTTGTATGGGTTACAGAATTTCCACTGGTAGATTATAACGAAGAAGAAAATAGATATGTAGCAGCTCACCATCCCTTTACAATGCCAATGGATGAAGATCTACAATATTTAGAGTCAGAGCCGGGTAGAGTTAGGGCTAAAGCCTATGATATGGTATTAAATGGAGAGGAATTAGGTGGCGGAAGTATAAGAATACACGATTCTAGTCTACAAGAAACTATGTTTAAAGTTTTAGGATTTACTCAGGAAAAGGCATGGGAAAGATTTGGCTTCTTACTAGAAGCATTCAAATTCGGACCACCACCACACGGCGGACTCGCATTTGGACTAGATAGAATAACAATGTTCTTAGCGGGAACAGAAAACATTAAAGATGTAATAGCATTCCCTAAAAATCAAAATGCTTTCTGTCCAATGACCCAAGCACCAAACATAGTTGATGACAAGCAACTTCTGGAATTAGGTATCACAAAAACAGAAATAAAAAAATAA
- a CDS encoding coproporphyrinogen III oxidase: MIKVKLNNADFNYDVYQMINLFFLFADIKFVEENYDFNIEVNEKIVTIQKGPESFEYKVDNSYKLKDEVKKAVFLYFSKSTENQLPWGTLIGIRPSKKALELLQEGYSDDAIIEQFKEKHVTREDKAQLCIDVAKFERNIVNKNKDTISVYIGMPFCPTRCLYCSFAASPIERCKDIVQPYLEALSHEISEISDYIKTKKLNIECVYFGGGTPTSVNDEQFEFIMKCIYEAFTEHNNVREFTVECGRPDSITFNKLSTMKKYGVHRISINPQTMNDDTLELIGRIHSVDSVIEKFVMARQLGFDNINMDLIVGLPGEKISHIIKTCDEIFKIKPDSITIHGLSIKRASKLHEKMLNNYRFEVPVQEELNQMYEHTVELSKRLHMKPYYMYRQKNMVGNMENIGYTTPGSEGIYNIQMIEEKQTIIALGADAVCKVVFLEENRHERFANIKDVREYIKRLDEMILKKIALLDTLYS; encoded by the coding sequence ATGATTAAGGTAAAATTAAATAATGCAGATTTTAATTATGACGTATATCAAATGATAAATTTATTTTTTTTATTTGCAGATATTAAATTTGTAGAGGAAAATTATGATTTTAATATTGAAGTAAATGAAAAGATAGTAACAATACAAAAGGGCCCTGAAAGTTTTGAATACAAGGTTGATAATTCCTATAAACTTAAGGATGAAGTAAAAAAAGCTGTTTTTTTATATTTTTCAAAGAGTACAGAAAATCAGCTTCCTTGGGGTACTTTAATAGGAATTAGGCCTTCAAAAAAAGCTCTTGAACTACTACAAGAGGGATACTCTGATGATGCTATAATAGAACAGTTCAAAGAAAAACATGTTACAAGGGAAGATAAGGCACAACTTTGTATTGATGTTGCAAAGTTTGAGAGAAATATTGTTAATAAAAACAAGGACACTATAAGTGTTTATATTGGGATGCCCTTTTGTCCTACCCGTTGTCTATACTGTTCTTTTGCAGCGAGTCCTATAGAAAGATGCAAAGATATAGTACAGCCTTACCTTGAGGCACTGTCTCATGAGATTAGTGAAATAAGTGATTACATTAAAACTAAAAAACTAAATATCGAATGTGTCTATTTTGGAGGCGGTACGCCCACTTCTGTAAATGATGAGCAATTTGAATTTATAATGAAGTGTATTTATGAAGCCTTTACGGAGCATAATAATGTACGTGAATTCACAGTAGAATGCGGAAGACCGGACAGTATAACTTTTAATAAGTTATCTACTATGAAAAAGTATGGAGTGCATAGAATAAGCATTAACCCTCAAACTATGAACGATGATACCTTGGAATTAATCGGAAGAATTCATTCCGTAGATAGCGTTATAGAGAAATTTGTTATGGCAAGACAATTAGGTTTTGATAATATAAATATGGACTTAATAGTAGGACTGCCTGGGGAGAAAATTTCACATATAATAAAAACCTGCGATGAAATATTTAAAATTAAGCCTGACAGTATTACAATTCATGGTTTGTCCATAAAAAGAGCTTCTAAGCTCCATGAAAAGATGCTTAATAATTATAGGTTTGAAGTTCCTGTTCAAGAAGAATTAAACCAAATGTATGAGCACACTGTGGAATTATCTAAAAGACTGCATATGAAACCTTATTATATGTATAGGCAAAAAAATATGGTGGGCAATATGGAGAATATTGGATATACAACACCAGGTAGCGAAGGAATATATAATATTCAAATGATTGAAGAAAAACAGACAATTATTGCACTTGGTGCTGATGCTGTTTGTAAAGTTGTTTTTTTAGAGGAAAACAGGCATGAAAGATTTGCAAATATTAAGGATGTTAGAGAGTATATAAAAAGGCTAGATGAGATGATCCTAAAGAAAATTGCACTACTAGATACATTATATAGTTGA
- a CDS encoding adenine phosphoribosyltransferase, whose amino-acid sequence MDLKDNIRIIEDFPKKGISFKDITTLLQDHKALKHTIDEMVAYLEDKKIDVIVGPEARGFLFGVPVAYALGAGFVPVRKPGKLPYGTIEIEYDLEYGSDKLEIHKDAIIPGQKVAIVDDLLATGGTVAAVTKLIEQMGGEVVSLNFVIELTELNGKDKLKGYDIMSLVKYDI is encoded by the coding sequence GAGGATTTTCCAAAAAAAGGTATCAGTTTTAAAGATATAACTACCTTACTACAAGACCATAAAGCCCTTAAGCACACTATTGATGAAATGGTAGCATATTTAGAAGATAAAAAAATAGATGTAATAGTAGGACCAGAAGCTAGAGGGTTTTTATTCGGTGTACCAGTAGCCTATGCTCTTGGAGCGGGATTTGTTCCAGTTAGAAAGCCTGGTAAGTTACCTTATGGCACTATAGAAATTGAGTATGACCTGGAATATGGCTCAGATAAACTTGAAATTCATAAAGATGCTATAATACCTGGACAAAAGGTAGCTATAGTAGACGATTTACTTGCTACAGGCGGTACAGTAGCAGCAGTAACAAAACTTATAGAGCAAATGGGCGGAGAGGTTGTATCCTTAAACTTTGTAATTGAATTAACAGAGCTTAATGGAAAGGACAAATTAAAAGGTTATGATATAATGTCTCTTGTAAAGTACGATATTTAA
- a CDS encoding metal-sensitive transcriptional regulator: MTTEKDKAINDELVRDIQVRLRKIEGQVKGIEKMVTSEACCKNILVQVAAARAAMSKVGGLVLERYTKNCLLHEDDPIEEEKIQELVSTFLMFLK, encoded by the coding sequence ATGACAACAGAAAAAGATAAAGCAATAAATGATGAGCTAGTGAGAGATATTCAAGTGAGACTAAGAAAAATAGAAGGACAGGTTAAAGGCATAGAAAAAATGGTGACTAGTGAAGCTTGTTGTAAGAACATATTGGTTCAAGTTGCGGCAGCTCGCGCCGCTATGAGTAAGGTTGGTGGCTTAGTTTTAGAGAGGTATACAAAAAACTGTCTTTTACATGAAGATGACCCAATTGAAGAAGAAAAAATTCAGGAGCTAGTTTCAACTTTCCTTATGTTTTTAAAATAA